The following coding sequences are from one Epinephelus fuscoguttatus linkage group LG5, E.fuscoguttatus.final_Chr_v1 window:
- the LOC125888826 gene encoding extracellular calcium-sensing receptor-like, which translates to MHKPLPLQCTSLNFRAFQYAQAMRFAIVEINNRTDLLPGVSLGYKIYDACRSMARAVRVTLALANGNEVFSAPSEAPCTKSAQVQAIIGETSSSPSMAIATVIGSFYIPVISPFATCACLSDKTKYPSFLRTIPSDAYQSRALAQLVKHFGWTWVGAIRTNDDYGNNGMATFTETAQQLGICLEYSVSFFRTDPPDKIQKIIDIIKASTSKVIVTFLALPDIVMLIHEMSHHNLTGYQWVGSESWIFDPQTAAIDKHHILDGAIGLSIPKAHVSGMREFMLDVKPLNSSSNEVFTEFWETLFSCKFKQSKLSTENHRECTGHEDLTGVQNSFTDMSPMPIFNNVYKGVYAVAHALHSILSCNKTCNMKVQLNPYSILQHIKRIHFKTKEGEEVYFNENGDPAAKYEIINWQPTENGIVDFVTVGFYDASLPADKQLNLQNKSLIWANNSQQVPVSVCSEKCRPGTHRVLQKGKPVCCYDCFRCAEGEISNITDSITCVRCHPEFWSNERRDACVKKEKEFLSYEEIMGALLTAASLLGTCITAVVAFIFFRYRKTPIVRANNSELSFLLLFSLTLCFLCSLTFIGRPSEWSCMLRHTAFGITFVLCISCVLGKTIVVLMAFRATRPGSNVMKWFGPAQQRLSVLAFTVVQVIICILWLTISPPFPFKNFKQFKDRIILECTLGSAVGFWAVLGYIGLLAMLCFILAFLARKLPDKFNEAKYITFSMLIFCAVWITFIPAYVSSPGKFSVAVEIFAILASSFGLLICIFFPKCYIILLKPEKNTKKDMMGKGASKSF; encoded by the exons ATGCACAAGCCACTGCCACTGCAATGCACCAG TTTGAATTTTAGAGCTTTCCAGTATGCCCAGGCTATGCGCTTTGCCATAGTGGAGATTAATAACAGGACAGACCTGCTGCCTGGCGTCTCTCTGGGCTATAAGATCTATGATGCCTGTCGCTCCATGGCCAGAGCTGTGAGGGTTACACTGGCTTTGGCTAATGGTAATGAGGTGTTCTCTGCACCCTCGGAAGCACCTTGTACCAAATCAGCCCAAGTGCAGGCAATTATTGGAGAgacttcttcctctccttccatGGCTATAGCTACTGTAATCGGAAGCTTTTATATCCCAGTG aTCAGCCCCTTTGCCACCTGTGCTTGTCTCAGTGATAAAACCAAGTACCCATCCTTCCTCAGGACAATACCCAGTGATGCCTACCAGAGCAGAGCCCTGGCACAGTTGGTCAAGCACTTTGGTTGGACTTGGGTTGGAGCTATTAGAACAAATGATGATTATGGGAACAATGGCATGGCCACATTTACAGAAACAGCCCAGCAGCTGGGCATCTGTCTGGAGTACTCTGTGTCTTTCTTTAGAACAGATCCACCAGACAAAATACAAAAGATAATTGACATTATCAAAGCTTCCACTTCCAAGGTGATTGTCACTTTCCTCGCCCTCCCCGATATTGTCATGCTAATACATGAGATGTCTCACCACAACTTGACTGGGTACCAGTGGGTTGGTAGTGAAAGCTGGATTTTTGATCCCCAAACTGCAGCCATAGATAAGCATCACATTCTGGATGGTGCCATAGGCCTGTCCATCCCCAAAGCACATGTCAGTGGCATGAGAGAGTTCATGTTGGATGTAAAGCCACTCAATTCATCCAGTAATGAAGTGTTTACAGAGTTTTGGGAGACATTATTCAGCTGTAAGTTCAAGCAGTCAAAGTTGTCCACAGAGAATCACAGAGAATGTACTGGACATGAAGATCTGACTGGAGTGCAGAACAGCTTCACTGATATGTCGCCCATGCCTATCTTTAACAATGTCTATAAAGGAGTGTATGCTGTGGCCCACGCACTACATAGTATTCTTAGTTGTAATAAAACATGTAACATGAAGGTGCAGCTCAATCCATATTCG ATTTTACAACACATAAAAAGgattcatttcaaaacaaaggaaggagaggaagttTACTTTAATGAGAATGGAGACCCAGCAGCAAAGTATGAAATTATAAACTGGCAGCCAACAGAAAATGGCATTGTGGACTTTGTCACAGTTGGTTTTTATGATGCATCTTTAcctgcagacaaacagctgaATCTGCAAAATAAGTCTCTAATTTGGGCAAACAACTCACAACAG GTGCCTGTGTCAGTTTGCAGTGAAAAGTGTCGTCCAGGAACTCACAGGGTTCTCCAGAAAGGAAAGCCTGTCTGCTGCTATGACTGCTTCAGATGTGCAGAGGGAGAAATAAGCAACATTACAG ATTCTATCACCTGTGTGAGATGCCACCCTGAGTTCTGGTCAAATGAGAGAAGAGATGCCTGTGTAAAGAAGGAGAAAGAATTTCTATCATATGAAGAGATAATGGGAGCACTGCTCACTGCAGCGTCCTTGCTGGGAACATGCATCACTGCTGTTGTGGCATTCATTTTCTTCAGATACAGGAAAACTCCTATTGTCAGAGCCAACAACTCTGAGCTGAGCTTCCTGCTGCTCTTCTCCTTgactctgtgtttcctgtgttctcTGACCTTCATCGGCCGGCCCTCTGAGTGGTCCTGCATGCTGCGACACACAGCATTTGGGATCACCTTTGTCCTCTGTATCTCGTGTGTTCTGGGGAAAACTATAGTGGTGTTAATGGCCTTCAGGGCAACACGTCCTGGTAGTAATGTGATGAAATGGTTTGGGCCTGCACAGCAGAGGCTCAGTGTTCTTGCTTTCACTGTTGTACAAGTAATCATATGTATCCTCTGGTTAACAATTTCACCTCCTTTTCCATTTAAGAACTTTAAACAATTTAAGGACAGAATCATCTTAGAGTGCACTCTGGGTTCAGCTGTAGGCTTCTGGGCTGTTCTTGGGTACATCGGACTTCTGGCCATGTTATGTTTTATTCTTGCTTTTCTGGCTCGGAAACTGCCTGATAAATTCAATGAAGCCAAATATATCACTTTCAGCATGCTGATATTCTGTGCAGTATGGATCACCTTTATTCCAGCATATGTCAGCTCTCCTGGGAAgttcagtgttgctgtggagatATTTGCTATTCTGGCCTCCAGTTTTGGACTGCTCATTTGTATATTCTTTCCAAAATGTTATATTATCTTACTAAAACCTGAGAAGAATACAAAAAAGGATATGATGGGGAAGGGGGcatcaaaatcattttga